A genomic window from Sphingobacterium spiritivorum includes:
- a CDS encoding TonB-dependent receptor, whose protein sequence is MRVLIFLLFMQTAVFAQTQITGRITDKSNRPVPRASIYLVGTYDGTTSDSSGNFSFRTTETGTKELKVTAIGYQSTLLPIQTGQTSFLQIQLAEAALQLDEIAISAGMLQAGDKAKGSVITPLEIVTTAGSMGNIIAGLATLPGAQVAGESGRLMVRGGSSSETSTYVNGIQASQPYTSAPNDSPVRGRFSPFLFKGINLSTGGYSAEYGNALSGVLLLNTADKIEDPKTELSLSSVGVGLGTTQAWKKNSLSFNGSYSNLRPYVKLINQQLDWIDPYQSGSGEMIYRHQSANSFLNIYGSFNIERFSLRQQHIDYTEPVYVKRKTDNIYLNINYKQKLSRDWRMESGIGVDRKIDNTYFNESYIPDQDFSLHIKEKLSKTWNQRLRTSFGGDFFYSRYKERYTDPERSFAYGYTSQIGALYTETDYAISTKWITKLGLRASQTNMQDGVILEPRVSLGYLINRSSQLSLAYGDFHQQADPDILKYANRLDWMSSRHFILNYMYESKGRTLRIEAYRKTYDQLVQYNTARPTYQSVYSNGGKGFAEGIDILYRDNTSIRNLQYWVSYSYTHTRRQEANYPMEVTPPYVADHALSVVSKYWISDLKSQLSLTGSYVSGRPYNDPNTAGFMQQKTKGYSQVAMSWSYLLSQQKILFFSVSNLLGNKPVYGYHYASQASPQGVFARQAITPVAKRFVFVGFFMTISRNKKDNQLDNL, encoded by the coding sequence AAGTTACAGCGATAGGCTATCAAAGTACGCTTCTGCCGATACAGACAGGGCAAACATCGTTTCTACAGATACAACTTGCAGAAGCGGCACTTCAACTCGATGAGATTGCTATCTCCGCCGGAATGTTGCAGGCAGGAGATAAAGCCAAAGGCAGTGTGATAACTCCTTTAGAAATTGTTACTACTGCGGGAAGTATGGGCAACATTATTGCCGGACTGGCCACACTTCCCGGTGCACAGGTGGCCGGAGAAAGCGGAAGATTAATGGTAAGGGGCGGATCTTCATCCGAAACAAGTACGTATGTAAATGGTATACAGGCCAGTCAGCCGTATACATCTGCCCCGAATGATTCTCCTGTGCGTGGGCGCTTTTCACCCTTTTTATTCAAAGGCATCAACCTATCCACCGGAGGATACTCTGCCGAATACGGGAATGCACTGTCAGGAGTATTGCTGCTCAATACTGCCGATAAAATAGAAGATCCGAAGACCGAATTGTCGCTTTCCTCGGTTGGTGTAGGACTCGGAACCACACAAGCCTGGAAGAAGAACTCCCTCAGCTTCAACGGGAGCTACTCTAACCTCAGACCTTACGTAAAACTGATCAACCAACAACTGGACTGGATAGATCCCTATCAAAGCGGATCCGGCGAGATGATCTACCGCCATCAGTCAGCAAACAGCTTTTTAAATATATACGGTTCATTTAATATAGAACGATTTTCATTGCGTCAGCAACATATAGACTATACGGAGCCGGTATATGTAAAACGAAAAACAGATAATATCTATCTGAACATCAATTATAAACAAAAACTATCCCGTGATTGGCGAATGGAGTCCGGAATCGGGGTAGACCGGAAGATCGACAATACTTACTTTAATGAAAGCTATATTCCGGATCAGGATTTCAGTCTGCATATTAAGGAAAAGCTATCTAAAACCTGGAACCAACGTCTGCGTACATCTTTCGGAGGGGACTTTTTTTATAGCCGGTACAAAGAGCGTTATACCGATCCGGAGAGATCATTTGCCTATGGTTATACTTCTCAAATCGGGGCATTGTACACCGAGACGGATTATGCGATCAGCACAAAATGGATTACAAAACTTGGCCTTCGAGCGAGTCAGACAAACATGCAGGATGGGGTGATTCTGGAACCCAGAGTATCATTGGGCTATCTCATAAACAGATCCAGTCAGCTTTCTCTTGCATACGGTGATTTTCATCAGCAGGCTGATCCGGATATACTCAAATATGCCAATCGGTTAGACTGGATGTCATCCAGACATTTTATCCTTAATTACATGTACGAAAGCAAAGGGAGAACTCTTCGTATTGAAGCATACAGAAAAACATATGACCAGCTGGTACAGTACAATACAGCCCGCCCTACCTATCAAAGTGTGTACAGCAACGGAGGTAAAGGTTTTGCTGAAGGTATAGATATCCTGTACCGGGATAATACGAGTATACGCAATCTGCAGTACTGGGTTTCATACAGTTATACACATACCCGCCGTCAGGAAGCCAACTATCCTATGGAAGTAACTCCTCCTTATGTTGCGGATCATGCCTTGTCAGTAGTCAGCAAATACTGGATCAGTGACCTGAAGTCTCAATTAAGCCTTACAGGAAGCTACGTATCCGGCAGGCCATATAACGATCCAAATACTGCAGGTTTTATGCAGCAGAAGACAAAAGGCTATTCGCAGGTGGCAATGAGCTGGTCTTATTTACTAAGTCAGCAGAAGATCCTGTTCTTTTCGGTGAGTAATCTTCTGGGGAATAAACCTGTCTATGGCTACCACTATGCGAGCCAGGCCAGTCCGCAGGGTGTATTTGCCCGTCAGGCCATTACTCCCGTGGCCAAAAGATTTGTATTTGTAGGATTCTTTATGACAATAAGCCGTAATAAAAAAGATAATCAACTGGACAACCTGTAG